DNA sequence from the Tissierella sp. MB52-C2 genome:
CTAATAATTATTATAAGATAATACAAATTAATTATTGGAGTGGATAATATGGAATTATTAAAACAGAGAATAAATAAAGACGGAGATATTAAAGAAGGCAATATAGTTAAGGTAGATAGTTTTTTAAACCATCAAATAGATGTAGATTTACTAAATGAAATAGGCAAGGAGTTTAAATCAAGATTTTCATCAGAAAAGATAGATAAAATACTTACCATAGAAGCATCGGGTATTGCCATAGCTGTTGTTGCATCACAATATTTTAATGTACCTGTGGTTTTTGCAAAGAAAACGGACTCAAAGAATCTTGATCAAGATACATATGAAAGTAATGTTTATTCCTATACTAAGGATAAGACTTATACCATAAGAGTATCTAAAAAATATTTGAATAAGGGAGAAAATATACTTATAGTAGATGATTTTCTTGCCAAGGGAAAGGCAGCAGAGGGGTTAATAGATATAATAAAACAGTCTAACTGTAACTTAGCAGGTGTAGGAATAGTCATAGAAAAGGGTTTTCAAAATGGCGGAAAAAACTTAAGGGATCAAGGCATAAAATTAGAATCTTTAGCTATTGTAGATTCCATAGAAAATGATAAAATAATATTTAGATAATATTACATCAAAATTAAAAAGATTATTCTTAAAAGGTTTAAGAATAATCTTTTTAATTTGATATAGAAGGACATAATTCCTGTTTTTTTACATATATAGTATAATTTATAGTAAAAGTATATTATTTAAGGACAGATGTCCTTTAAAATAATTTTGGCTTACTATATACTTGAAGGAGCGAATGTAGTGAATATAATAGAAATTATTGAGTCTAATAAGATAATAAAAAAAATGCTAAAGGATTGTCCATATAATGTTCTTGACAAATGGGAAAGTATGAATTATTCAAAGGGGCAAATAATTTGCCATCAGGATATGAAATATGAATATTTTTATATTATAGTAAGTGGATACGCTAATATATGCATAAACGGAGAGAATGGAAAAAAGTATTCTCAAGCTATATATAAAAAAGGAGATTACTTTGGAGAGCTAGAGATATTTGATAATAAACCCTATGGTTGTTCTATTGAAGCTTTAACAGATATTCAATTAATACGAATAAACAGGGAAAGCTTTTTAAAATGGATAGATAAGGATAGACACTTTTCTCTACATATAATGAAAACATTGTGTCATAATTTTTACACACTATCTAAAGTAGCAGGAGAAAATACTTTATACTCTTTAAAATATAGGATATGTAATTATCTTCTATATAGGACAGATTCTGGAGTTAAGTCTAGTACTGGAATACAAATAGATATAAATAAGGAACAGTTAAGTGAGCAATTTGCAGTTACATCTAGGAGCATAAATAGAGTTCTGCAACAGCTAAAGGAAAGTAAGCTAATAGATGTGTCTAATAATTATATTACCA
Encoded proteins:
- a CDS encoding Crp/Fnr family transcriptional regulator, which translates into the protein MNIIEIIESNKIIKKMLKDCPYNVLDKWESMNYSKGQIICHQDMKYEYFYIIVSGYANICINGENGKKYSQAIYKKGDYFGELEIFDNKPYGCSIEALTDIQLIRINRESFLKWIDKDRHFSLHIMKTLCHNFYTLSKVAGENTLYSLKYRICNYLLYRTDSGVKSSTGIQIDINKEQLSEQFAVTSRSINRVLQQLKESKLIDVSNNYITIIDINELKKQEKISKNE
- a CDS encoding xanthine phosphoribosyltransferase; the protein is MELLKQRINKDGDIKEGNIVKVDSFLNHQIDVDLLNEIGKEFKSRFSSEKIDKILTIEASGIAIAVVASQYFNVPVVFAKKTDSKNLDQDTYESNVYSYTKDKTYTIRVSKKYLNKGENILIVDDFLAKGKAAEGLIDIIKQSNCNLAGVGIVIEKGFQNGGKNLRDQGIKLESLAIVDSIENDKIIFR